The following proteins are co-located in the Sardina pilchardus chromosome 24, fSarPil1.1, whole genome shotgun sequence genome:
- the crtc2 gene encoding CREB-regulated transcription coactivator 2 — MFMAGTGFGGRGCNQGPSSGSGSAGCNPRKFSEKIALHTQRQAEDTAAFQEVMMDITSTKLQVQRARQTRNLTPYYGGSLPNVNQIVRATCDSQGQVSYNPEHSCVPRRHLMSDQSHRESPGRPNRRHTDSAPYHSVHQSPPPGSYWRRNWPNSCTTDKGQEVRLPATALNRTNSDSALHTTVRNTHIGDQMSSGQCLTPRNRRSAFPYPVPLIEENMPEENRPFKSDCKKLSEVPSGSGKAFSQHAIPPPSQQGGSLLPLPSSLNMSGSLPDLSSLHLPSSQPTRLELDSLGQASCLTSSSSSDHLPGALAHPGLKTDDAYHLPGLSPMPVSLSNPLLQSSLSSPNIQTSLSSNSLPNSLSSASLHLSLSNSSLKSSLSNQSLLSSLSSSSLSNQSLQSAASHCSYSSGIGGSRSCSSSSLSCSSRASNQSHPPASSRKRNQLSPLILPSGGESRWHHPKQFSPTVSPTLSSITQGVLLNTNQMSRDSRPPAYPYSQPQPHAGPPSSQQPLQHLPYAPTEGQLHHQLSAVEPPMHSANLQQQPHQAPVPSQRLHQQPLQHPSYQPPMYPKRQAQQCQHAQPPQPQSHLLKHLQAPSPPPSQLPPYLGQDPGPGPNPPPSQQHLRHHPHQHQNQHQHHQQLPQQQPYHCEQSQPLHHVGPPPQQPYAQPFILQQHHHSQWPPHHLQPDPHAPHVLHHHHQQQQQQQQQQQQQQQQQQQQQQQQQQQQQQQQQQQQQHHHHPPWASPNPAMPGPNQGHPWQKETDLHGPLPSVGTLPTQEHIRAGTAMRVQSQRRSKSQLQETAAAGSAHSGTPQKMPQTQPTGISSQGGGPCLDTSIGLNNESYMGLHLTPSQTKALSQQLGQLCKEPGSSAVTEVGMQTAATEKEVSPFQGLDPGLEQKHNTGLCHSFSDTMLTDAASWLDQEIAGFPGNMLELDEEALELSILRDEFTSESAAEGAFYNPIN, encoded by the exons CTACAGGTCCAGAGAGCTCGTCAGACCAGAAATCTGACGCCATATTATGGTGGTTCCTTGCCCAATGTTAACCAGATTGTAAGAGCTACATGTGATTCTCAG GGTCAGGTGTCATACAACCCTGAGCACAGTTGTGTACCTCGCCGTCACCTGATGTCAGATCAGTCCCATAGAGAGTCACCAGGCCGACCCAACAGAAGACAT ACTGATAGTGCACCTTACCACTCGGTCCACcagtctcctcctcctggctccTACTGGAGAAG GAACTGGCCAAACAGCTGCACCACCGACAAAGGCCAAGAGGTCCGCCTCCCAGCGACAGCTCTGAATAG GACAAATTCCGATTCGGCCCTGCATACCACTGTACGTAACACACACATCGGTGACCAGATGAGCTCGGGCCAGTGTCTCACGCCCCGGAATAGACGCAGTG CGTTCCCATATCCTGTGCCTCTCATCGAAGAGAATATGCCAGAGGAAAACAGGCCTTTCAAAAGTGACTGTAAAAAG TTGTCCGAAGTGCCATCAGGAAGTGGCAAAGCCTTCAGCCAACA tgccATCCCCCCTCCCAGCCAGCAGGGCGGCAGCCTCCTCCCGTTGCCCTCCTCTCTGAACATGAGTGGTTCTCTGCCGGACCTCTCCAGCCTGCACCTGCCCTCCTCCCAGCCCACCAGGCTGGAGCTGGACTCCCTGGGCCAGGCCTCGTGCTTgacctcctccagcagctctgaCCACCTGCCCGGAGCTCTCGCTCACCCCGGCCTCAAGACGGACGATGCCTATCACCTACCTG GTTTATCACCAATGCCAGTTTCTCTCAGCAACCCTCTGCTTCAGTCTTCATTAAGTAGCCCCAACATCCAGACGTCTCTGAGCAGCAACTCCCTCCCCAACTCCTTGAGCTCTGCCTCCTTACATCTCTCTCTGAGTAACTCCTCCCTCAAGTCGTCCCTTAGCAACCAATCCCTGCTGTCCTCTCTCAGCAGCTCCTCCCTCAGCAACCAGTCCCTCCAATCAGCTGCCAGCCACTGCAGCTACAGCAGCGGCATTGGTGGATCACGTtcttgctcttcctcttccctgtcCTGTTCCTCACGGGCATCCAACCAATCGCACCCTCCGGCGTCGTCACGGAAACGGAACCAGCTCAGCCCGCTCATCTTGCCCAGTGGGGGGGAGTCTCGCTGGCACCACCCGAAGCAGTTCTCCCCGACCGTGTCCCCAACACTGTCCTCCATCACTCAG GGGGTGCTTCTCAACACCAATCAGATGTCACGGGACTCCCGACCTCCTGCGTATCCCTACagccagccacagccacacGCTGGTCCTCCATCTTCCCAGCAGCCATTGCAACACCTGCCATACGCTCCAACAGAAGGGCAGCTCCACCATCAGCTGTCCGCTGTAGAGCCACCTATGCACAGTGCcaacctccagcagcagccacaCCAAGCACCCGTGCCAAGCCAACGACTGCATCAGCAGCCCTTACAGCATCCATCGTACCAGCCACCCATGTACCCAAAGCGCCAGGCTCAGCAGTGTCAACATGCTCAGCCACCCCAGCCACAGAGCCACCTCCTCAAGCACCTGCAGGCCCCGAGCCCTCCACCCTCGCAGCTCCCACCTTACCTCGGCCAGGACCCAGGCCCAGGCCCCAACCCCCCGCCCAGCCAGCAGCACCTACGCCACCACCCACACCAGCACCagaaccagcaccagcaccatcagcagctTCCTCAGCAGCAGCCATATCACTGTGAGCAGAGCCAGCCGCTCCACCACGTTGGACCTCCACCACAGCAGCCTTACGCCCAGCCGTTTAtcctccagcagcaccaccacagcCAGTGGCCACCGCACCATCTCCAGCCTGACCCTCATGCTCCACATGTgctgcaccaccaccatcaacaacaacaacagcagcagcaacaacaacaacaacaacagcaacagcagcagcagcagcagcagcaacagcaacaacaacaacaacagcaacaacaacaacaacaacagcaccaccATCATCCACCTTGGGCTTCTCCAAACCCTGCCATGCCTGGCCCAAATCAGGGCCATCCTTGGCAGAAGGAGACAGACCTCCACGGGCCCCTGCCCAGTGTGGGAACTCTGCCCACTCAGGAGCACATCCGAGCGGGCACAGCGATGAGGGTGCAGAGCCAACGGAGATCCAAGAGCCAGCTGCAGGAGACTGCAGCGGCAGGAAGTGCCCACTCCGGGACCCCCCAGAAGATGCCCCAGACTCAGCCAACAGGCATCTCCTCACAGGGGGGTGGGCCCTGTCTGGACACCAGCATAGGCCTTAATAAT GAGTCCTACATGGGTCTGCACCTCACACCCAGCCAGACCAAGGCCCTCTCCCAGCAG TTGGGTCAACTTTGCAAAGAGCCTGGGTCCAGTGCTGTCACAGAGGTGGGGATGCAGACTGCTGCCACAGAGAAAGAAGTCTCTCCTTTCCAGGGCCTTGATCCTGGGCTGGAgcagaaacacaacacaggatTGTGCCATAGCTTCTCTGATACCATGCTAACAG ATGCAGCATCCTGGCTGGACCAGGAGATTGCTGGTTTCCCTGGCAACATGCTGGAGCTGGACGAAGAGGCCTTGGAGCTGAGCATCTTGAGGGATGAGTTCACCAGCGAGTCTGCCGCGGAGGGGGCATTCTACAACCCCATCAACTGA